From Tubulanus polymorphus chromosome 9, tnTubPoly1.2, whole genome shotgun sequence, a single genomic window includes:
- the LOC141911213 gene encoding putative G-protein coupled receptor B0563.6 yields MLLNSTDRWKSADGDIGKPYHSSYALLTISQSSGNFRLLKQIVLPAIFCCGLFGNVASFLVMTSRKFRRYSYAVYLTALAISDLSICLSFTGIPILEYAVFSLTGRHGIAFSSVHLCKLYEFIFQLGGNCSSWLIVVTTIERLVAILFPFRFRRICTPRFARVVLATVIVPSAVLAAADILFIMRYTKPNGCFYRRRTQQAHFMFLVLYLYVAPLTIILVSNVLIVIFLNRRRVNDLADSVNNTKTIRSGKRVAVMLLTVSTVFAVTTIPSTITALVSLPASVKQPLFAAFQMLECCNFAVNFYIYILVGTDVRQYFVEKLTCRGKTEPG; encoded by the coding sequence ATGCTGCTGAATTCGACCGACAGATGGAAGAGCGCAGACGGCGATATCGGTAAACCGTACCACAGTTCGTACGCGCTGCTAACGATCTCACAATCGAGCGGTAACTTCCGTCTGCTGAAACAGATCGTGCTTCCCGCTATTTTCTGTTGCGGTTTGTTCGGCAACGTGGCCAGTTTTCTAGTGATGACCAGTCGCAAGTTTCGAAGGTATTCCTACGCCGTTTACCTGACAGCTTTGGCAATCAGCGATTTATCGATCTGTTTGAGTTTTACCGGTATCCCGATTTTGGAATACGCCGTTTTCTCGTTGACCGGGCGCCACGGGATTGCGTTCAGTAGCGTGCACCTATGTAAACTGTACGAGTTCATATTCCAACTGGGAGGGAACTGCAGTTCGTGGTTGATCGTGGTTACTACAATCGAACGTTTAGTAGCGATACTCTTCCCGTTCCGTTTCCGGCGGATCTGCACGCCTCGTTTCGCCCGCGTGGTTCTAGCCACCGTCATCGTACCCAGCGCCGTCCTAGCCGCAGCCGACATTCTCTTCATAATGCGTTACACGAAACCGAACGGTTGTTTCTACCGGCGCCGAACTCAACAAGCGCATTTCATGTTTCTAGTCTTGTATCTGTACGTAGCCCCGTTAACGATCATACTCGTATCCAACGTACTGATCGTCATTTTTCTGAACCGACGCCGCGTAAACGATCTAGCCGACTCTGTCAACAATACGAAAACGATCAGATCTGGTAAGCGAGTCGCCGTCATGTTGTTGACCGTGTCGACCGTGTTCGCCGTGACGACTATACCCAGCACTATCACCGCTCTGGTCTCGTTACCGGCCTCCGTCAAACAGCCCCTATTCGCCGCCTTTCAGATGTTGGAATGCTGCAATTTTGCGGTGAATTTCTACATTTATATTCTAGTCGGCACGGATGTGCGCCAGTATTTCGTAGAAAAGCTCACGTGCCGGGGTAAAACCGAGCCCGGCTAA
- the LOC141911214 gene encoding FMRFamide receptor-like: MAPANGTDVTECPYLSKNNVWLTVLLYVSTPICLTGFVLNAISFVILRRHNSRSNSFHLLQILAVVDNCFLLVSVSLVNVRRFFSYLTYGWMFFYLSDAFIGPRFLVYLAPPHLTMRMIRNWLIVLMSLDRAIHIVFPLKSIVVCTKFKLNLSFAFIVVFSAGLQGFKFCCLRLSHQIPKCPAVNIPLLRFHNEIPDGLDELSIVALIIILPFVILCVTNTILSVHLYKARANRQTMVTSGGAQGKDQELQATLLALGIVVTFLVCESPNSVERIVEIVFYNGRRLRTHPMMQVSIQMDSCVNFLVYCLSSKKFRTLTAQMLTRRKD, from the coding sequence ATGGCGCCGGCGAACGGAACCGACGTCACCGAATGCCCGTATCTATCGAAGAATAACGTCTGGTTGACCGTGTTGTTGTACGTATCGACGCCGATCTGTTTGACCGGGTTCGTTTTGAACGCTATCAGTTTCGTGATTTTACGCAGGCACAATTCGCGTTCGAATTCTTTCCACCTGTTGCAGATTTTGGCCGTCGTCGATAACTGTTTTCTGTTAGTGTCCGTGTCGTTGGTGAACGTGCGTCGGTTTTTCTCCTATTTGACGTACGGCTGGATGTTTTTCTATCTATCGGACGCCTTCATCGGGCCGCGATTCCTGGTCTACCTGGCCCCGCCGCATCTGACCATGCGTATGATCAGGAACTGGCTGATCGTATTGATGAGTCTCGACCGCGCTATTCATATCGTTTTCCCTTTGAAATCGATCGTTGTATGCACGAAATTCAAGCTTAACTTATCATTCGCTTTCATAGTCGTATTCAGCGCTGGGTTGCAAGGTTTCAAATTTTGTTGTTTGAGGCTTTCCCACCAGATTCCCAAATGCCCAGCGGTCAATATTCCGTTACTGcgatttcacaatgaaatcCCAGACGGTTTGGATGAACTGAGTATCGTCGCCTTGATAATAATTTTGCCATTTGTAATTCTCTGCGTGACAAATACAATATTATCCGTGCACTTGTACAAAGCACGCGCCAACCGACAGACGATGGTGACGTCTGGCGGCGCGCAAGGGAAAGACCAAGAATTGCAGGCGACGCTGCTCGCTTTAGGTATCGTGGTGACATTTCTTGTTTGCGAGAGCCCGAACAGCGTGGAGCGGATCGTCGAAATCGTCTTCTACAACGGCAGACGATTGCGCACGCATCCTATGATGCAGGTTTCCATTCAAATGGATTCCTGCGTCAATTTTCTAGTTTACTGTCTGTCGAGTAAAAAATTCCGAACGCTGACGGCGCAGATGTTAACCAGGAGAAAGGACTGA